From the Bdellovibrionota bacterium genome, one window contains:
- a CDS encoding RHS repeat-associated core domain-containing protein, with translation MLKWAIVFSFSFIVSNHVQAGVCNSNSRAAIYCGSSTVTHALGVAVTSGCGANFTSTKSAPAIQQPVNKCGSIIQVGSETLGEEINIVGSSFKLNYFSNRVPGRLEDYKIKVPITRSQIHSSVTGYTLKIMNDQNSVIHTSTYGTGLNQVATYLTNGLSSFGNEVWTTVPYKTVVTEVGSDFSYDTTTELHIGSLKNKKLGLGAWVPSIWYFYDASSKTLYKPNGTERSVTAETLPGNFYRVAEEDGSRVYIFDSTGKIVEIKLGLTGQNLYSFYYDSQERLAYIVEPFQRTTTFHRTFDKFSFIVSPNGRVTNVTLNSDGYLATVRDPKFQVQTMTYYGAGGLLASFKKPGNFLSSFTYDNYGNLTNDAHSGGRQINLAKTSNPNGSFVVSSATGMNRQDLMSVDSYDNYSKQEELRADGSKYLSEYSGNTSQKYSHNGSSQLVNYTINNTRFGGTSNHVSSTVEQMLGQRVKNFNNNITLTNPSDPFSINTWTRTQTVGYQSQFPVTSVYTGSTKTTVTTTQLGKTTESVIDDYQRPISIRQGNLNPVEMTYTDEKLTQITQGTRTTTFTYNMITKVLKTVTNALNQSTNYVYDATERLIKIRLPDLREINYTYDGNRNLTSITPPSRPAHTMTIGANEKVSHYNPPVLSSIPQVSTLYGYNIDNQLTSVTRPDGQALDYNYGASSGRLESVTAPNGVYTYEYGQLSNNISLPTKVIAPDNSRVELSYSGGVLSGQSVRISPTSTIYNFSLGTSQNSQLNAEYLSASNSININYTYDNDEYLSQAGDLSLTYSAPNGQLSTTTLGSINDERTYDPTYGELSAYSLNRNSNAVYSLSFERDLLGRITKKTETLDGVTTVFEYEYDNTGRLELTKKNGIVASTYSYDENSNRNGGADGSPITAVYDDQDRLLAYKSLTYTYNANGEMLSRTGIATTSYSYDVYGNMTGAVTPTKTINYEMDALGRRIGRKVNSVLQKRFAYDVNNRLIGEINTSGIVTKRFVYASKAHSPDYFVDNANVKYRIVTDHLGSVRLVLRESDGTVMQKMEHDEFGRVITDTNPGYQPFGFAGGIYDEDTRLVKFGARTYDPEIGRWTSKDPIRFSGGDTNLMGYTFNDPVNFIDPDGKFAGAVIGALIGGASGYAVSGTWQGAAIGAGAGAVSGTTMGAGIAAGAIIGAVSSAANQIASGSSVAQLNYSSIIASAMAGAGGGALGIGAANYLQVPFGVIGRAPGAATLNNLSNDIISSGIGGVSGALLDFAGQSVTCGGQ, from the coding sequence ATGCTTAAATGGGCAATTGTATTTTCTTTTAGTTTTATTGTTTCAAATCATGTTCAAGCAGGTGTATGTAATTCAAATAGCAGAGCAGCTATATATTGTGGTAGTTCGACTGTAACACATGCTCTAGGGGTAGCTGTAACAAGCGGATGTGGAGCAAATTTTACTTCTACTAAAAGTGCACCGGCTATTCAGCAGCCTGTAAATAAATGTGGTTCAATTATTCAGGTAGGTAGTGAAACCTTAGGAGAAGAAATTAATATTGTTGGATCTTCATTCAAGTTAAATTATTTTTCAAATAGAGTACCTGGTAGATTAGAAGATTATAAAATAAAAGTTCCAATTACTCGCTCACAAATCCATTCTAGTGTAACTGGTTATACGCTAAAGATAATGAATGATCAAAATAGTGTCATCCATACTTCTACGTATGGTACAGGGTTAAATCAAGTTGCAACTTATCTCACTAATGGTCTAAGCAGCTTTGGGAATGAGGTTTGGACTACTGTGCCCTATAAGACAGTAGTTACAGAAGTTGGATCTGATTTTTCATATGATACAACCACAGAATTACACATAGGCTCTCTCAAAAACAAAAAACTGGGTCTTGGAGCTTGGGTTCCGTCAATTTGGTATTTTTACGATGCAAGTTCGAAAACTCTTTATAAACCCAATGGAACCGAGCGATCTGTAACGGCAGAAACTCTTCCTGGAAATTTTTATCGAGTCGCAGAAGAAGACGGATCAAGAGTTTATATCTTTGATTCTACAGGAAAAATCGTTGAAATAAAACTTGGTCTTACAGGACAGAATCTTTATTCTTTCTACTATGATTCTCAAGAACGTCTGGCTTACATTGTAGAGCCATTCCAAAGAACCACAACCTTCCATAGAACTTTCGATAAATTTAGTTTTATAGTATCACCAAATGGTAGAGTCACGAACGTAACTTTGAACTCTGATGGCTATCTCGCAACGGTCAGAGATCCAAAGTTCCAGGTCCAAACGATGACTTATTACGGAGCTGGTGGCCTTCTTGCAAGTTTCAAAAAACCTGGGAATTTTTTAAGTTCTTTTACATATGATAATTACGGAAACCTTACTAATGATGCTCACTCTGGTGGAAGGCAAATAAATCTAGCAAAGACATCTAATCCAAATGGGTCTTTTGTTGTGTCGTCAGCAACAGGGATGAATCGCCAAGATCTTATGTCTGTCGATAGCTATGATAATTACTCTAAGCAAGAAGAATTAAGAGCCGACGGATCAAAATATTTGTCAGAATATTCTGGCAATACATCTCAGAAATACTCACATAATGGATCAAGCCAATTGGTAAACTATACGATCAACAACACAAGATTTGGTGGTACTTCAAACCATGTGTCTAGTACAGTTGAGCAAATGTTGGGTCAAAGAGTAAAAAATTTCAATAACAACATTACTCTCACTAATCCTAGCGATCCATTCTCAATCAATACATGGACGAGAACTCAAACCGTAGGATACCAGTCTCAATTTCCTGTAACATCAGTATACACAGGCTCAACCAAAACCACGGTAACAACAACACAACTCGGCAAAACAACAGAATCAGTAATCGACGATTATCAACGTCCTATCAGCATCAGGCAGGGAAATCTCAATCCTGTCGAGATGACTTATACAGACGAAAAGCTCACGCAAATCACTCAAGGCACTCGTACGACAACTTTCACTTACAACATGATTACGAAGGTTCTAAAGACCGTAACAAACGCTCTCAATCAATCTACAAATTACGTCTATGATGCCACCGAAAGACTTATCAAAATCAGACTGCCGGATTTAAGAGAGATCAACTACACCTATGATGGCAATAGGAATTTAACATCAATCACGCCGCCATCAAGACCCGCTCACACTATGACAATCGGTGCTAATGAAAAAGTCTCTCATTACAATCCTCCAGTGCTTTCATCAATTCCTCAGGTGAGCACATTGTATGGTTATAATATCGATAATCAATTAACTTCGGTGACAAGACCTGATGGGCAAGCTCTCGATTATAATTATGGTGCATCTTCTGGACGGCTTGAGAGTGTCACTGCTCCGAATGGTGTATATACTTACGAGTATGGGCAACTTTCAAATAACATAAGTTTACCAACAAAAGTAATTGCTCCAGATAATTCTAGAGTGGAGTTGAGTTACAGTGGTGGAGTTTTGTCAGGACAAAGTGTTAGAATTTCTCCGACAAGCACCATTTATAATTTCTCTCTAGGAACATCACAAAACTCACAACTCAACGCTGAGTACTTAAGCGCATCAAACTCCATCAATATCAACTACACCTACGATAACGATGAGTATCTATCGCAAGCCGGAGATTTGTCTTTAACTTACAGTGCTCCAAATGGCCAATTGTCTACGACAACACTTGGAAGTATTAATGATGAGAGAACATACGATCCAACATACGGAGAGCTTTCTGCATACAGTCTCAATAGAAATTCTAATGCAGTCTACAGCCTCTCATTTGAAAGAGATTTACTTGGTAGAATCACAAAGAAAACAGAAACTCTAGATGGAGTGACTACGGTTTTTGAATATGAGTACGACAATACCGGAAGGCTTGAGCTTACAAAGAAGAACGGTATCGTAGCCTCTACATACAGTTATGATGAAAACTCCAACAGAAATGGCGGAGCTGATGGATCGCCCATCACAGCAGTCTATGATGATCAGGATAGATTGCTGGCGTACAAAAGTTTAACTTACACATACAATGCGAATGGCGAAATGTTATCCAGAACTGGAATCGCAACAACGTCATACAGTTATGATGTATACGGGAATATGACGGGCGCTGTGACTCCGACAAAGACAATCAATTACGAGATGGATGCTCTCGGTAGAAGAATTGGAAGAAAAGTGAATAGCGTCTTGCAAAAAAGATTTGCTTACGACGTGAATAATAGATTGATTGGAGAAATCAATACATCAGGCATAGTCACAAAGAGATTCGTATATGCAAGCAAAGCTCACTCTCCAGATTATTTTGTAGACAATGCGAACGTGAAATACCGAATTGTCACAGATCACCTAGGATCAGTGAGATTAGTCCTGCGAGAATCCGACGGAACAGTGATGCAAAAAATGGAACACGATGAATTCGGAAGAGTAATCACCGACACAAACCCCGGCTACCAACCCTTCGGCTTCGCCGGCGGAATCTACGACGAAGACACAAGACTAGTGAAGTTCGGCGCGAGAACGTATGATCCAGAAATAGGAAGATGGACAAGTAAGGATCCAATTAGATTCAGCGGCGGCGATACGAACTTGATGGGATATACTTTTAACGACCCTGTGAATTTTATTGATCCCGATGGAAAATTTGCTGGAGCCGTAATAGGTGCCTTAATTGGAGGTGCGTCTGGCTATGCTGTTAGCGGTACATGGCAAGGTGCTGCTATTGGGGCAGGTGCTGGCGCAGTTTCTGGTACTACAATGGGTGCGGGAATTGCTGCTGGAGCAATAATCGGTGCGGTATCAAGCGCTGCTAACCAAATTGCATCTGGGTCAAGCGTTGCTCAATTAAATTACTCTAGTATAATAGCATCAGCTATGGCAGGAGCTGGTGGAGGAGCGCTAGGAATTGGAGCAGCAAATTATTTACAGGTACCGTTTGGAGTAATAGGGAGAGCGCCGGGAGCAGCAACTTTAAATAATCTATCAAATGATATAATTTCTTCTGGAATCGGTGGTGTAAGTGGTGCTTTACTAGACTTTGCAGGGCAATCTGTTACATGCGG
- a CDS encoding prepilin-type N-terminal cleavage/methylation domain-containing protein — protein MKKSNQSGFSLIELMIVVAIIGILAAIAIPNYQSFQRKSRQSEARSILGAYYQSSSSSSSEFNGHLGNFVAIGFRPTGRLTYRITAADNALAVYQGAQLVNFNNVPNADACITTNVAIAACGGVNGFGNKPLETGNDTTGGWFENATFVAAPVGCAAANSSTAGATSSYTTCASADIGGQAVDTWSITQNKQLLNDTSGI, from the coding sequence ATGAAAAAGTCAAACCAAAGTGGTTTCTCGCTAATCGAACTAATGATCGTCGTCGCGATCATCGGTATCTTAGCGGCAATTGCAATCCCGAACTATCAATCTTTCCAAAGGAAGTCGAGACAGAGTGAAGCAAGATCAATTTTGGGCGCTTATTACCAATCATCTTCATCTTCATCTTCAGAGTTCAATGGCCATTTAGGAAATTTCGTTGCCATCGGATTTAGACCAACTGGTAGATTAACTTATAGAATAACAGCTGCAGATAATGCATTAGCTGTATATCAAGGAGCTCAGTTAGTTAACTTTAACAACGTTCCAAATGCAGATGCTTGTATTACAACCAACGTTGCAATAGCTGCTTGCGGTGGTGTTAACGGATTTGGTAATAAACCTCTTGAAACAGGTAACGATACAACTGGTGGCTGGTTTGAAAATGCTACATTTGTGGCTGCTCCTGTTGGATGTGCTGCTGCTAACTCAAGCACAGCTGGTGCAACGAGTTCTTACACAACATGTGCTTCGGCGGACATTGGTGGTCAAGCAGTAGATACTTGGTCTATTACTCAAAACAAACAATTATTAAACGATACTTCTGGTATCTAA